A stretch of DNA from Adhaeribacter swui:
ATGAGATTCTCCTGAGCGGGGTGGTGACTTATGATACCCGGCAACAGTCCATTATTCCGGCCCGTTTCGGAGGCCGCATTGAAAAGTTATATGTACAGTTTAATTACCAACTGGTGCGCAAAGGACAAAAACTGTACGACATCTACAGTCCGGAACTGGTGACCGCGCAGAAAGAATTGGTATATCTGCTTAAAAACGACCCTTCGAATACTTCTCTAATTAATGGAGCGAAACAAAAACTGCAATTATTAGGAGCCACTTCGGGGCAAATAAATCAGTTGATTCAGAGTGGACAAGAGAACTATACTTTTTCGGTGTATAGTCCTTATACCGGATATGTGCTTGACCCTGCTATTACGGCAGCGCCTGCTCCTACAGCTCCCGCTACTTCCTCGGCATCCGGCGGAGATGGCATGAATAGCATGGGAAGTGGTACTCCAAGTACGAGCGGGTCAATGGGAGTTAGCGGCAATTCTGGCCCAACAACGCCAAGCAACGGTTTTGCCGTTCGGGAAGGCATGTACGTGACTACCGGACAGGCCTTATTAAAAGTGATTGATGCTTCTCAGGTATGGGCCCAATTTAACGTGGCCAGCAGCCAGGCTAAGCAACTAACCAAGGGAACTCCCATTACCATTTCCTTTAACCAATTACCCGGTCAAACAGTGTCCGCTAAAGTAAGTTTAGTGGAACCGGTTTACGAAGCCCAAGAGAACTTTGCTCGCGTTCGGGCCTCCCTTCCAACTCAGGACAAATCTACTTTAATTGGTCAGCTAATCACGGGTAAAGCTAGCTACAATACCGGTACTGCCTTATGGGTACCAAAAGAATCCGTGCTGGATCTTGGCACACAATCCGTGGCTTTTCTAAAAGTCAACGGAGTTTTTAAACCTCAAAGTGTTCAAGTTGGCGAACGGGCCAATGGTATGGTGGAAGTATTATCCGGGCTGAGTGCCAAAAATGTGATAGCGGCCAATGCCCAGTTTCTGGTAGATAGCGAAAGTTTTATTCGGGTAGCGGAAAATAACAAATGAAAAAGATCCTTAAAATATTATTCCTGTGGCTAATGGCTTTTACCATAGGCGCATGCACCAACAAAGATAAGCACGAGCACCATGAGGTTGGAAAAACCGAAGCAGGTACTACTTTTACCTGCCCGATGCACCCGCAAATTGTGGAAAGTGCCCCCGGTTCTTGCCCTATTTGCGGCATGAACCTGGTACCAGTGAAAAATCAAGCTTCAACTGAAAAGAATGCTGGTAGCATCATGCTTAGCGAAACCCAGATGAAGCTGGGCAATATATCTACCCGACCGATTCAAATGGAGCAGGTAGGTAGTAATACTATCTTGACCGGGCGCTTAGCCGTGGACCAGACCCAGGCGGATTTAATCAGCAGCCGCGCCGCCGGCCGGATTGAAAGATTATATGTAAAGGAGACGGGAAGATCCATCCAAAAAGGACAACCACTCTACGACCTTTACAGCGAATCATTACTTACCCTGGAACAAGAATATTTATTAGCCCTGGACCAGGTGAAAGCCTTCCCGGAGGAAAAACAATTTGCCTCTATCCTGGCTGCGGCCAAAAGAAAACTCTTGTTAATGGGCTTATCGAATGCCCAGGTAAACCGGATTGCGCAAACCCGTCAGTTAGACGCCCGCATTACCTTTCTAGCTCCAACTTCCGGAATCATAACCGAGATAGCTACGGCCGAAGGTGTGTATGTAGCCGAAGGAAGCTTGCTCTACCGCTTAAGTCGATTTAATACCATTTGGGTAGAAGCTGAGCTATACGCGCAGGAGGCTGCACAGCTACAAGTAGGCACTCCCATTGAAGTTACCGTACCCGGCATACCGGATCCTATCAAAACCAAAGTAACTTTTATCAATCCGGAATTCCGTCAGAACAGCCAAGTCGTAGTTGCCCGGGCCAAACTACCTAACCCGAAAGGCCTCCTGATCCCAGGTACCCAAGCTACCATTAATTTACCAGCTCGGGTAAATCAAGCACTAACCTTACCGCTCGATGCCGTTATCCGGGATGCCCGGGGGGCACACGTTTGGGTGAAAACGGGCGAAAATACCTTTAATTCCAAAATGGTTACCCTGGGAGCCGAAAGTGCGAATCAGGTAGCTATTGCAAAAGGGCTTCACGCTAACGATACGGTGGTAGTAACGGGGACATATTTACTCTACAGCGAGTCCGTTTTAAAGAACGGCTCGGATCAAATGACCGGTCATGACCATTAATAATCAGATGAAATCCTGTTGCCAAACCGAACCGCCCAAAAGGAAAAAGCCCTACCTGCGATTAGCCTGGTACGCTTTGTTAGCCAGCCTCATTGGGTTTGTAATATTTCAGCAATTAAGTCAATAGTACTCTATAACCTTTAAAAATCATGTTCCTTACAAAATCTAAAACTCTCTCGATAGCCTTTCTATTACTGGCCTTTACTTCCTGTAATTTTCATACCGAAGCAGACATGGACGACATGGATGATATGGATAATGGAGAAGTATTAGATATCAATTATCCGGCGGCCTATGTGGTGAATGGAGAATCAAATACGATAGAGGTACTTAATTTAAATGATATCTCCCACAAGGAGCAAATTTCCTTGAATGGAGCCACTTTCCCGCACCATATCAACCTAAGCCCGGATAAAACAAAGCTAGCCGTAGCGATTACCAGTACTGATTTAAGTGGTGGCCATGACCCGGGTGGGATGGGGGACATGGAAGGATTTAAAGTTATGGTCCTGAATAGTTATACGGGAAAGATAGAGCAGGAAATAATGCTGCCCAAAATGCCCCATAACGGAGTTTTTAATACGAACGGCTCAGAATTATGGATTGCGCAAGAAGATGAGCTACAAAGCCAGGTACTAGTTTACAATACCGGCAATTGGAGCCTGAAAAACACCATTAACGTCGGGAAAGGATTATCGGAAGTAACTTTCTCCACCGATGGCACCAAAGTGTTTGCCGCGAATACCATGGATGCTACTGTTTCCATCATTGATCCTAGCACTAAAATGGTGCTAACTACCGTGCCGGTTGGCAAAGATCCGGTAGGAGCTTGGCCGGCTGCTAATGGCTATGTATACGTGGACAATGAAACGGACGGAACCGTGACGGAGATAGACGTAGTCTCCAGCACTGTTACAGAAACCATTACCCTGGGCTTTAAGCCGGGTTATGTGGCGTATCATCCTGCCAAGCAGGAGTTATGGGTGAGTGATGCTACCAATGGTCAAATCGTATTCTTTACAGAAAATAATAACCAGTGGATCTTGCAAGGCCGCATTCCTACGGGAGCTGATGCCCACGCCATTGCTTTTTCCCAGGATGGCGCGACC
This window harbors:
- a CDS encoding efflux RND transporter periplasmic adaptor subunit — protein: MKKILKILFLWLMAFTIGACTNKDKHEHHEVGKTEAGTTFTCPMHPQIVESAPGSCPICGMNLVPVKNQASTEKNAGSIMLSETQMKLGNISTRPIQMEQVGSNTILTGRLAVDQTQADLISSRAAGRIERLYVKETGRSIQKGQPLYDLYSESLLTLEQEYLLALDQVKAFPEEKQFASILAAAKRKLLLMGLSNAQVNRIAQTRQLDARITFLAPTSGIITEIATAEGVYVAEGSLLYRLSRFNTIWVEAELYAQEAAQLQVGTPIEVTVPGIPDPIKTKVTFINPEFRQNSQVVVARAKLPNPKGLLIPGTQATINLPARVNQALTLPLDAVIRDARGAHVWVKTGENTFNSKMVTLGAESANQVAIAKGLHANDTVVVTGTYLLYSESVLKNGSDQMTGHDH
- a CDS encoding efflux RND transporter periplasmic adaptor subunit, with translation MRKNWKNKIIGLLILLVPFTFTACKENHNHEAETAAGIEYTCPMHPQIVRDKPGDCPVCGMTLVAKQTASTPATAISSDLNYLLQPANQTVVSNVKTTQPIQKQVQNEILLSGVVTYDTRQQSIIPARFGGRIEKLYVQFNYQLVRKGQKLYDIYSPELVTAQKELVYLLKNDPSNTSLINGAKQKLQLLGATSGQINQLIQSGQENYTFSVYSPYTGYVLDPAITAAPAPTAPATSSASGGDGMNSMGSGTPSTSGSMGVSGNSGPTTPSNGFAVREGMYVTTGQALLKVIDASQVWAQFNVASSQAKQLTKGTPITISFNQLPGQTVSAKVSLVEPVYEAQENFARVRASLPTQDKSTLIGQLITGKASYNTGTALWVPKESVLDLGTQSVAFLKVNGVFKPQSVQVGERANGMVEVLSGLSAKNVIAANAQFLVDSESFIRVAENNK
- a CDS encoding YncE family protein; this translates as MFLTKSKTLSIAFLLLAFTSCNFHTEADMDDMDDMDNGEVLDINYPAAYVVNGESNTIEVLNLNDISHKEQISLNGATFPHHINLSPDKTKLAVAITSTDLSGGHDPGGMGDMEGFKVMVLNSYTGKIEQEIMLPKMPHNGVFNTNGSELWIAQEDELQSQVLVYNTGNWSLKNTINVGKGLSEVTFSTDGTKVFAANTMDATVSIIDPSTKMVLTTVPVGKDPVGAWPAANGYVYVDNETDGTVTEIDVVSSTVTETITLGFKPGYVAYHPAKQELWVSDATNGQIVFFTENNNQWILQGRIPTGADAHAIAFSQDGATAYVTNQGANTVSVIRVADHTVTATIPVGKKPNGLTIRQ